GCCGGAGAGGCCGACGAGGTTGCGGGGGTTGTTGGTGACGAGGCGGAGCTTGCGCACGCCGAGGTCGCGGAGGATTTGGGCGCCGATGCCGAAATCGCGGAAGCTCCGCTGCTTTCCGGCCTCGTCGGTGCGCAGGCCCTTGCCCTCGGGCTGCAGGTAGAGCAGGACGCCGGCGCCTTCCTTGTCGATCAGCTCCATGGACTGCTTGATGACCGAGCCGGTGTCGAAGAACTCGAAGCCGAAGACGTCGCCG
This region of Deltaproteobacteria bacterium genomic DNA includes:
- a CDS encoding bifunctional 3,4-dihydroxy-2-butanone-4-phosphate synthase/GTP cyclohydrolase II gives rise to the protein GDVFGFEFFDTGSVIKQSMELIDKEGAGVLLYLQPEGKGLRTDEAGKQRSFRDFGIGAQILRDLGVRKLRLVTNNPRNLVGLSGYGLEITSSVSFTTPPNTIGRPGAAG